TACAGTTTGATATAAAGTGCTTTCCTACTTTGTACGTGCATAAAGCCTTCCTTGGGTTAAATCTCACCCAGCATCACGATACAATGGGTGTGGTGGGGACCCTGAAATAACAATGGGGTTTATGTCTCAGGGAGGTAATTGACAGACGTAACAATGCTCAGTGAAGTCCCCATTTAAGGCTCTCTACCTCAGAAAGCCCTCGGACTCAGAGGCTGCAGTGGTAAGGATGGCTCGTTGTTATGACAGTCCTCTGCGACTCGAAAAAGCTTTTGTTTTGGATGGGGTGGCTGTGAGCACAATGGCCCAGGCCTACAGCATCTCGAGGCCCAAGCTGTGGTCAGCCATTCCGCCTTATAATCCTCAACTGGACCACCATACTCGTCGGTACTTCCGGAGCCACGTAGTTCCGCCCATTTTGCGGAAAACTGATCAGGTATGTGTGGGAGCATCCCGGAGCACCTGCAACTTCAGGCAGTCAGCTCCCGGGGTTTGGCCCTGGTGGCCCAGGACTTTGAGGTTTTGCACCCCTCTAATTCTGGGCCTTGTGCTGCAGTGCTCTGGGTACCGCTGAGGCTCGGACCCTGCGGCTATTTTGGTGAATTAGTGAGAGGAGTAGCAGGGTGAATGAAGAGTGGTGGTGCCGAGCTCAAGTCATCTCTACCCAGAACCCCACCCATTTCCAGTCTCATTTCTTGTTTCCACAAGGGAAGGTTAGGGTACAAAGCCTGTCTCTCCAGGCAAATAGGTTTCTTTGTCTTTGTGAAGTCACAGGGGTCGCTTAGCTGTGACCTCACTGCGGATCTTCAAAACCAGCAGAGACTACCAATGAGCTTTGTGAACCAAAGGGGATTGTCTTGACCTGGCGCGTAAGACAAGGGGGTTGCCTTGTCCTTTGCAGTCACAGTCACAGGGTTAAGGCTGGCTTGCACCTGTGGGCCCAAGGGAAGCGACTGCCCGGTCTCTGCAGACGTTCTTCTTCAGCAGTACGGACTTGCACAGGATCTTAGTTCTCAGGctgtgcatagacacacataatCTGTCTCCTTGTCACTTTGAtaacaggaggcagagatgtgTATGTCAAAGAATgtcaatatttttgttgttttgttttggagccACAGTCTGGCTGTGTCCtcagagtttgtttgtttgttttgtttttccgagacagggtttctctgtgtagccctggctgtcctggaactcactctgtagagcaggctggcctggaactcagaaatccacctgcctctgctcccaagtactgggattaaaggctaccactgcctggctgtcctCAGGGTTTAGTCTCTAACACAAAGCAATcctttttcctctgcttcctgaacgTCGAGATTAGTGGTTTATGACACCTaccttgaattttatttatttgtctgtcttttttcttcctttctttctctctctctctctctctctctctctctctctctctctctctctctcactttggttttatgagacagggtttctctgtgcacccCTGGTattcctgaactcactctgtagatcaaactggcctagaactcagaaatctgcctgcctctccctctgagtgctggaattaaagcccTGGGGCACCAGCACctgactttttttggttttttaaatcaTCAAAATCACCATCCATGTTGCATATTGTTATTTGAATACAGATGTGAGAACAAGATATTTGAGCTGGGTGAGGTGGTATAAGCACTTGAGAGAGGTGAGGGAAGGCAGAGGAgactgaagttcaaggtcactctcaACTAAACAGTTTTAAGCCTTCCTTTGAGCTACATGAGCCCCTCATCATGAGAAAAATAACCGACAATgtataacaaaacaacaaaatatgtgTATTTAACCTTTACTGTGGCAGGCCTTTTATCTAAAGTAAGTCACTTATAAAGTAAGTTATGGAAACCTCATGGCAGCTTCCCAGTTGGTGACTAGTGAGGAAAACTGAGGACAGAGGAGCTATGTAACTGGCCTATGATCACACAGCTTGCTAATGGCAGTACTGGAGTTAGGTTTCAGACTTCGTAGCAACAGAGCCCTTACCTTCCTGTCCCCATCATTAGTGTAACCTGTCTTTCCGTTACTCCACTGGACATCAGAACTGACGATCTTTTCTTTCCTTCGTTTTCAGGATCATGGTGGTACTGGAAGGGACGGCTGGATGGTGGATTATTTCCACATTTTTGGTCAAGGACAAAGATATCTTAATAGGAGAAACTGGGCAGGAGCAGGCAAGTGCCACCTCACTGTGGGGCTGCAGAGAGGTGTGGTTGGGGGAAAAGGGGTCAAGGACTGCATTCTGCCATAGGTGACCAATAGCAGTTAGCGTACTTACTCCTCACGTCTGAGCACTTCCTGTGTGTCTTGTACTACTCAGCCTCATTTTCAGTTCATCTGCTAGGCATGATTTTAAACTGATTTGCTGGGGCTTTACCTCTGTCCACTCTgaagcctggtgtgtgtgtgtgtgtgtgtgtgtgtgtgtagtgtcctTCTCTACAGATACTCTGGCTCCCTGACCAGGCTTAGTTTAGCAGCCATGGAAAAGGAAGGTTGACTTTTCCTGGTGGGGACGATCTTCCTTCCATCCAACTCCACCGCCTTTTGGACACACGATTACCATGAAGCCCTTTGCACCAAGTAATCACATTATCTATTCTCTCCAGATAGGATAGCGACAAGGGTAAATCCTTACATGCCCTGGGAGTCAAGTCCAGATCCAGTACAGATGACTTGTGGTTCTCTTGTAGATTCACATGGGGTAGGGTTTGATTTCTAGGACATCTCTGTCTCCTGAACCTTGCTGCCCTTGGTTTCTTTCAAGGGGTTCAGGGTCCTGCTGTAGTGATGGGAGATGCACTGACTCACTGGGTTTAAATGGAGAAGGTAAGAGGACAGTGCCAGTAGActcagcctctctcctctccccaaagGGCATTCCCTCCAGCAGGTCAGTGGTCATGACTACTACAATGCCAATCCGAAGGCCATCACCACGGGCTTAAATGGTCGATTTGGCTACCGCCGGAACACTCCAGCCCTCCGCCAGCACACATCAGTGTTCGGAGAAGTCACGCCATTTCCCATTTTCTGAAGACACTGCGTCCCAGGCCTTGGCCTGAATCTTCAAGACAGATGTTTCGATGGACTGTCAATgatattctatatttttaaacattgcaTTTGTGTCTCCCGGTGTGGTCATTCTTtcctgaggtgggaggagggaacaAGTTGgtttctctgcatctctggggGGGAGAAGATCAAGGAAGCTTCTGTTTCCAGAATTTTGCCAATGAGCTCCCTTGTTAGCTGGCACTCAACAAAGTCAGCTCTCAACATAGCGCTTCACCAAGCATCAGTAGGCTTCTAGGCTAGGTCAGAAGCTGGTCACTGTTGACATCAAGAACAGGGaactgtaaaacccaaatgaaaaggacctcaccaatccgtggagaactgcagacgcaccccaaatcactcacgagaaacacaacttgatgcaaattgcaagaggtttactggctagccagggctgtctttccttcaagcccgcgcaggggcagcggaattcagcagcagaacaaaagaagtttacagcttttaagggggcatctacaaaccaggtgggggtggagttagggaagagggaaggctgagagtggagttagggaagggggaaggagggagaacaggtcactaggtcatggatacatttgatctcaaattcctaagatgcatggtgtgtcactttataattggctatttcgaagtagtttcacactatatatcatgagctccagttcaagggggtcaggcttatctcaaacttttagcatcctggcaccaactgtctcagggctgttagttcaaagcccggccaagctaatctcgggcccatagcatcctgacaccatgaatcttaagatttgtttagttagggccatctgttcaaatggtcagctaatttcctgggactgaggcaacacagtgtttgacttacaggtttttatgtctttgctttaaaagtagggttcaggggatcaacttatgatttttctatctttcattccccaattttttttcttttatgtaagtttCTAATCTTAGAATCTTAATTCGTAGTATCACTAGATTCATCTGCAAGCCCCGGTGACGTATAGACTGATATTGTTGTCTGAGTATCAATATTTGTACTGTGTTCACCCTTTCTCTGAGAAAAGCTACAGATTGATCTAGGAAGCAGGGTCCTAGAGGGAGTAAtaggaggagaacaaggaggggccCCATCTGGGAGGATACCAGTGGGGATTGGCAATGTCAGCTTTTAAATCCTTAGCAATCATCATTTTCTTAGCCCAAACCACTTTCTGGAGcaagagggcaataaaacatttgttaggctcaagttgctaatttttTCTCAGGCAGGGTAGCTGATAAGGTCCTTTTAACTCAGGCTGACATTagttctcaggaagaaggaagtcttggctcccagcatctcttttttaaacaattttaaggagactggtctgagaaagcagacatttgtaaATCTCATTGATACATGAGCgggcattaaccagaggggggaagattgacctgatcctcccattatcattagaaatagtgtcttttgggggaggagagggttaaatgtctcatgggcttcataggatattgagggtcctagtcagcagctttgagacacaagaaattaacaccaacctctatgcaatcaggtttgcttcacgggggactcagatgtggacaatttgggtcctccccctgcagtACTTCGTcacacaccccttgcaggtacccacgctGTGTTTATGTCATGTGAACCagcgtgcatagatctgagttctatgcagttcTTAAAGGAGATAGGTCAACGAAAGTCTCAGCCAagtctctatcagccagatcaagtctataataatatacttgtagaggtttagatgccaaggagtcaatttgttgttttacaaggccagtgagtctgttacaggcccaagggctgaaagtcaaaaggagaaggagacgactacagagcccaggatggaagggagaaggctggtaagccaaggagaggcggAGAACCAGTTTTTTAAGCCACCCTCCCACTCATTCTcactatttcttttgtcattttgatctctctctgatcttagctatattatctctaactaccccagtatggtcagtataaaaacagcaatcctccttgaggacagaacatagtcccttgctgaaggaaggcCAGATCtagccctctgtgtgtgtgtgtggggggggggaaccacttcagacagcaaaacaaagcattttttcagattagtgatgtcaatctctagctgctcgatgtccttgtcaatggcccctcgaagttctgagtggtagaagtcctgaagctggcatcagaattagaacttccaacagcagataTCACGGGTGGCCttattttatctggaaaggaaaaagaagggaattctcagggagatctctcttccctggatgtcaattgttatttatcttatctatagttaggtctggctttgtggaagtatctatttgtttcactaatttttctggcagccatctatagttgtgcttctttggtatcaaacagacatatcaatcctcagtcccatatgagaactgggtctgagtcattccatttaaaggtaagaaggtccttccacataactgttacatagtttttattggtctcgggGTGCCAAAGGcattcagcagcagatttgccatgtgcAACCAGATTTGGAAAATTGAGAACACACAAGGCATGATAAAGAATATCCCTAGGGAACCCCTTCAGGGTGTATAACTactcctcttttggtttttcaaaagttgatgtttcagtgttccttgtaagaaccagggcaaaagcactagtagccgctcctcccactctcagatagttatgaaggtattattttaaagttccatagtatctgtttcacaataccttgtatttgaggattataaggaattccagtaatatgggtaatattagattgtcaacaaaacatctcaaatgtctgactacaatagccagtttccatctatcttaatctgatatggaataccaagcatagaaagataatgtaggcaataactaattacatttttagttgtttttcctgttaaagcagttgtaactagaaagcctgaaaaggtgtcaagtcacatgtacatgttaattttctaaaatcagaaatgagtaacatccacttgtcataattgattaggcataggttctcaagtattaacaccattatgaaaaaaaaaattgaggtcactgagaacaagtttttgtaatttgacttatatactctctagaaatatcaagtTACTGTCTCAAGCCATTATAATTAAACATGTGTAACAATAACCAAGCAACAgcacctttggagcagatctctgcagatccatgaagatataatatcttgtggtgatgctatatagacaaatagatggcttcttagttctaatgatgatcctataagaatttctaaaattatatcaatgatgatTAAGCTCTTCTGTAACTGGACTGTTATTAGGCAATGGATGTCCAGCCAGACAATCACTCCCAATGGacgtgcatgtaaacattctctgttgcaaacttcCACCTCATCCCATGATTTGACCCAAGGTGTGAGCCTGTGATGAACCCTGTCACGtgtgattatgtattctgaaagatatacaagcactgaggacaaagagatgacaggcagatacaatggagagataggatagaatTTTTCACCTATCTCCACTTAcggtatatgttttccttttctccacttaggatctttccacttctctccctaaacagctttcctaggaaacttttcacacttagtaataaactctacaacaacttcttctaaatgtcttttctttctgcaacctgagactagcaggcatagttagaacccagcagttcctgatgagatagaacaaaggctgtttatttaatccttggctgttttcaggatgtgttaaattgaagaaattgcactttctggcttcagaggatcagagaaagcaggccagccacagtggtatagtaacttagacaagtaaacttttttatttagcaactttaaatatctcctaaaacaaggtcctaacccctgccaaggctcttccccctccactgtctcaagaagaactaacaagaagaaggaagaatgtctataatctgcctagtatataaatctgttgtgacattttcctgggatccaggcaatccagcatgagctttcaaatgtcttataaaattaaggaaaagtacatgtttcttaaattaaactgtatttgtaaaatttgagaattagcaatatctaaatacggaacaatttcaagcaattataaaccatgagctatattacTGGCTACGAGTATAGGAATTGAAAGCTTCAttcctcagcatttcaaacagtggctacagcacgtaacttaattatttgtgctgaagcagggggaaactgaagaggatccaattacatatactgtcttcccattagatgagccgTTTGTAAATAGAGTATATACACTATAGGctgcatgtgtaaatttataagaaatataaaagcatgtatagaaaaattgtaacaacttgtcttttggataatgattacaaaatttgtctagaaagttggtcatatgataggccaaatatcagtattctttaataaccaatttaattgctctttggaataaggaacagttcattaagttcttctcaaaatacttttgtaacCCTGACCTACAagtctgtattaacacagcaacagctttaaaacagggtgttaaaactttctttggagataaagaaatatgaatctatattaatggtcccttttcccaaagaactgttgtgaaacagccaacaattgaccagtctgtataatgtatctattgataactaacagcttcctctactttctgcaaagctatttctccttcatcagttaattgtcaaggggaattaagatttgcatctcccttgagaacatcaaacagaggcttaagtcctCCTCTGGTGAGCCTAAGGTGAGCTGTTATCtaattagcatctcctagaagcttctgaaatcatttaaagtaagtaaactatcttttctttttttttttgaattttctgtgccacaattcgTTTAGGAATATAACTGGTGTCTCaagtattgaaaagatattgcttttgaatgttttctggagcaacaagcactccccaaaattttaaagctcgttttatgagaacaaagacttgcattgaaactcctttcagagagctattaaccatttcttgaggcaaaactttctaatAATATCTCCTTTTCAATCTTGGTGAGGCTAAATTTGCCTCCGTCACTGTATCAAATAAAGTTGGcagcaggcctgtactgtgccacagctgtttttatttcttattacttttgcaatcatctccacctgttcgatcctcttctcaaccataaacatgggtgagtcaaaaattcaatggaatactggcaatttatatttttaagtttcttttgcaatattagagtataaccataactttgggaaacaaaaccaatttttaacaatgtaaacaatctatttttttttttaattaacagcaagtacattacttttatcttacatagttcggctgccagtttttatatctgaatgtatgatagtgcagcttttaatatctcactaaagagacattgtttttaaatcttatctttatatatctgatctctgaatgactttaaccctgagttaccaattttaatctagctttttgttaccaaaagttgtaatttttaatcatatctaatAACTAACTTATAGGTTAATAACATATAACCAAGACACATAGAACATTTAGtactttaaaaccagtcagaaacaaaagtgaagtagatgtacattttatatatttcatccaaacaaatctttcttactttttctagctgtaatttcaaaagaaagcaccttGTCATTTGTTGAGCCTAATAAGCTAATAAACACGGTCACAAAAAATTTTCCTAGGAAAACAGCCATCAATTTTTTTACCATAGAAGTAAAAAACTTGTTGGCCCCCTCCAAGAGCAGCTTATGCAAATAATCATACCTGCCAGGGTTCTTTCTGGTGTGCCTTATTTCCAGCCCCAGAGCAAGGTAATTTATTTATCagcttctattgtgtaaattaagattatcctttaagagagttttaagttaaatcaagccagaagttttaacctttttgttttaaaacatgaaacatagaacatttattcattccgacgaaacaaagacagacacgtgGACAGATTTGGCGCGCCAAGGACACACAGTAGATAGAGAAAGCATAACTAAGAATTCTcttcagtaggagccagagagaaacctcctaatttgctcctgctcccagaagggctctgaaatagccttttcttttgttaacacgcctgagagcacactgttttagctctctctctctctctctctctctctctctctctctctctctctctctctctctctctctcactttctgttcctttcaccaaatattgcagagtaaagccctgcagcccctcaagtctctctaacttcttccagcagtcaagagtctcctcatcacgtgcacaacaaggacaaaacacaaaaacagcaagcagaaaccaaacaacctgaaACACACTGGCTACACCGAGTGCTCCCCAACCACACAACCGACTCAGATGGAAGGGGGTTGCAAGACTCCCCTCTCAGAAGGAGACCgcaatcctctttcctcagataGGAGGCTTTCACCAGACACCTCTGGCCCTCCTTAACCCCCCCCGGACGTCTCCAGGGTTGGCAGCTTGTAGCCATCCAAGCACGTCTGCCgactacagcttcccagtcattacGACCAGTGAAGCAGCTGCAAAACCAAAAAGCGCTTTCCCAAATACAGAATACAGGTACAGATACAGAATCAGACCCGACAACTGACTTGCCGGTGCTTTACAGAATACTCCAAACCGAGTACAGATTATTTCGGACcgaatacagattattttaaacacacctcAAACAGACAATGGACTCGCCGGCCGGctcatgcactcactcactcacactggggatccccttacctccaaggttgtttctgggagtgtgggggtggctgctgtttcccggtcagggaaccaaaatgtaaaacccaaatgaaaaggacctcaccaatccgtggagaactgcagacgcaccccaaatcactcacgagaaacacaacttgatgcaaattgcaagaggtttactggctagccagggctgtctttccttcaagcccgcgcaggggcagcggaattcagcagcagaacaaaagaagtttacagcttttaagggggcatctacaaaccaggtgggggtggagttagggaagagggaaggctgagagtggagttagggaagggggaaggagggagaacaggtcactaggtcatggatacatttgatctcaaattcctaagatgcatggtgtgtcactttataattggctatttcgaagtagtttcacactatatatcatgagctccagttcaagggggtcaggcttatctcaaacttttagcatcctggcaccaactgtctcagggctgttagttcaaagcccggccaagctaatctcgggcccatagcatcctgacaccatgaatcttaagatttgtttagttagggccatctgttcaaatggtcagctaatttcctgggactgaggcaacacagtgtttgacttacaggtttttatgtctttgctttaaaagtagggttcaggggatcaacttatgatttttctatctttcagaacTATGTATGACAATCTGAGTTATATTCCCAGGACTCAGAGGGTAGGAGGGTACTGACTACACAAATTGCCTTCTGACTCCTGCACGCACTCTGTGACATGTGTATGCCCATATACATCCTCAaacccaattaaaatataatttaaaacagacaaaaagaaaaaaaaaaaaacagtaggcaTAGGAAGAAGGTCCTCGAGGGGCATGATGACACATACTTGtaaggaggtagaaacaggaagacCTCCAAAAGCGtgaagccagcctaggttacacagcgagttccaagtcagccaagACTGTACAACGACCCTGTATCACATCTCAAAAAGAATAGGATTTCCCTGATGTGATGTCAtcccctatctaaaaaaaaaaaaaaaaaaaaaccaaaaaaaaaaaaaaaaaaaactgacatttTAAATGTGTCTGGGAGTTTGGGTCTATAATTCCAGCTatctgaggctgaagcagaaaggaTCCCATGTTCATGGCTAGACATAGAGAGACATtgtctaaaatttttttaaaaaaaggcaaaggacacaggaTTATAGATAGGTGGTGGTGGTAAGAAAGCTTAGCTGGCATGTTTGAGGCTTTAAGTCAATTTTTagtccaaaaccaaacaacaaaaaaggccccaaacaaaaacaaataaaaaaaaagtggacGGTATCCGTCTCTTTTACCCACAATTAATTGGAGGGCAGGGGGCACAAGATGACCTTCCAGGGTACATATTAGCCCACATCACAGGATTCTCTGTTCACGATGTCAACTTTCTTTTCAACCAGTTGTCATGTTTTCATGTCCCCACCCTGTTTCTTGGTGACCAACAGAAAAGCCAAAGCAGACAGTGTATACAAAGGTGAGGCTTGAGAACACAGAGCTCCCCGGGGCATTTGTGTGGGTGGAACCAGTCCATAGTGACTCACCATAAGTGGACAAGGAAGAGAACTACAGTAAAATGAGGgggtatagctcaggggtagagcatttGACTGCAGATCAAGAGGTCCCTGGTTCAAATCCGGGTGCCCCCTCTAACTTTTGTTTCCATAAGTGGGAGTAAAACCCAGTATCATTAGAGAGAACAAGCAACTTTTAGCCTGGTCCTCTTACATTTCAAGGGACCAATAAACCATACACCTCCACTTGAGCTTCAGTTACCATAAAGTCTTTGGGTTAGGGTtacagctcagtgggagagcaatAACCTAACAGTGTGAGGCCCTGGTTCAAGAGTAGATCCTGGAGGCAGGCAGCAGTggcgcattcctttaatcccagtgcttggaaggcagaaccttggcggacttctgagttcgagtccagcctgctctacagagtgagttccaggacagctagggctacacagagggaaaagcaaaaaaaaaaaaaagattggaccCTAGAAAGAATGGAAGGTGGTTTA
The nucleotide sequence above comes from Arvicanthis niloticus isolate mArvNil1 chromosome 6, mArvNil1.pat.X, whole genome shotgun sequence. Encoded proteins:
- the Spmap1 gene encoding sperm microtubule associated protein 1, whose product is MARCYDSPLRLEKAFVLDGVAVSTMAQAYSISRPKLWSAIPPYNPQLDHHTRRYFRSHVVPPILRKTDQDHGGTGRDGWMVDYFHIFGQGQRYLNRRNWAGAGHSLQQVSGHDYYNANPKAITTGLNGRFGYRRNTPALRQHTSVFGEVTPFPIF